A region of Micromonospora sp. WMMD882 DNA encodes the following proteins:
- a CDS encoding NADH-quinone oxidoreductase subunit M, which yields MTFGQFLLVAVLAVPALGAAVVAALPRDPARLVGVVVAAITLLATLPLATGDGSWTAYTVTEPAVRPWHQVDLAWTPALDLRFHLGVDGISYPLVVLTALLTLLCCGYTLWREPAGGRGGALVALLLVIEVGILGTFLALDLVLFFLFFEVVLLPMYAVIAGWGGTADAAPARGHAEYRPVDRAGARAAARKFALYTLAGSVLLLVGVYVVVSAAGTADIVTLTGGAGLSRSAQMAAFVLLGLAFAVKSPLWPLHTWLPAAHTQAPTVGSVILAGVLLKMGTYGLIRVAVGVAPEGARWAAPALGVLAVAAIIVGSLVCLAQSELKRLIAYSSVGHMGFVLLGVATLTTTGIQAALIGNVAHGVLTGLLFFLAGAIKDRTHTGELGELSGLRETAPRLSGLLAFAAIGSLGLPGLAGFWGEAFAVVAAIEVGGPLWTTLGVLAALGGALTAAYLLRLLRRVTHGRPSPAVVGIPAGVAVPEWVVWAPLALLALAVGLVPALVLGVAESPVAALVEVIHP from the coding sequence ATGACGTTCGGTCAGTTCCTGCTGGTCGCGGTGCTGGCGGTGCCGGCGCTCGGCGCGGCCGTGGTCGCCGCGCTGCCCCGCGACCCGGCCCGACTGGTGGGCGTGGTCGTCGCCGCGATCACCCTGCTCGCCACGCTGCCCCTGGCCACCGGCGACGGCTCGTGGACGGCGTACACCGTCACCGAACCCGCGGTACGACCCTGGCACCAGGTCGACCTGGCCTGGACCCCCGCCCTGGACCTGCGCTTCCACCTCGGCGTGGACGGCATCTCGTACCCGCTGGTCGTGCTGACCGCCCTGCTCACCCTGCTCTGTTGCGGGTACACGCTGTGGCGGGAACCCGCCGGCGGGCGCGGCGGCGCCCTGGTCGCGTTGCTGCTGGTGATCGAGGTCGGCATCCTGGGCACCTTCCTCGCCCTCGACCTGGTGCTGTTCTTCCTCTTCTTCGAGGTCGTCCTGCTCCCCATGTACGCGGTCATCGCCGGCTGGGGCGGCACCGCCGACGCCGCGCCCGCCCGCGGCCACGCCGAGTACCGGCCGGTGGACCGGGCGGGCGCGCGGGCGGCGGCCCGGAAGTTCGCCCTCTACACCCTGGCCGGCTCGGTGCTGCTGCTGGTCGGCGTGTACGTGGTGGTCTCCGCCGCCGGCACCGCCGACATCGTCACGCTGACCGGCGGCGCCGGCCTCTCCCGGAGCGCCCAGATGGCCGCGTTCGTCCTGCTCGGGCTGGCGTTCGCGGTGAAGAGCCCACTGTGGCCGCTGCACACCTGGCTGCCCGCCGCGCACACCCAGGCGCCCACCGTCGGCAGCGTGATCCTCGCCGGGGTGCTGCTCAAGATGGGCACGTACGGGCTGATCCGGGTCGCCGTCGGCGTCGCCCCGGAAGGGGCCCGCTGGGCAGCGCCGGCGCTGGGCGTGCTCGCCGTCGCCGCGATCATCGTCGGCTCACTGGTCTGCCTGGCCCAGAGCGAGCTGAAACGGCTGATCGCGTACTCCAGCGTCGGGCACATGGGGTTCGTGCTGCTCGGCGTGGCCACCCTCACCACCACCGGCATCCAGGCCGCGCTGATCGGCAACGTCGCCCACGGCGTCCTCACCGGTCTGCTGTTCTTCCTGGCCGGGGCGATCAAGGACCGTACCCACACCGGGGAGCTGGGCGAGCTGTCCGGGCTGCGGGAGACCGCGCCCCGACTGTCCGGGCTGCTCGCGTTCGCCGCGATCGGCTCGCTCGGCCTGCCCGGCCTGGCCGGCTTCTGGGGCGAGGCGTTCGCCGTGGTCGCCGCGATCGAGGTCGGCGGGCCGCTGTGGACCACGCTGGGCGTGCTCGCGGCGCTGGGCGGGGCGCTCACCGCCGCGTACCTGCTGCGCCTGCTGCGTCGGGTCACCCACGGCCGACCCAGCCCGGCGGTGGTCGGCATTCCCGCAGGTGTCGCCGTCCCGGAGTGGGTCGTGTGGGCGCCGCTGGCGTTGCTCGCCCTGGCCGTC